From Paenibacillus graminis, a single genomic window includes:
- a CDS encoding copper amine oxidase N-terminal domain-containing protein → MSKAKFPAAALLLLMLVGIAPLTASAPLSASASTVTDSIKVSTMDVKMVFDGVTIQPPAGQYVFMYNNTTYVPLRFMSYALQKSVSWDAKNLKVTVAEPSSSELVVIKEYLMNAGNATSAGTEGKNIVLGNVKASYIFKGSAKAIPSGQGSYLLNGSLYVPLRFLSESVGNSISWDQKNKTITASSKAYQGSTDSTNGTGQGATATPAPSATPSNTSTPAASAASGPAGGATGGGTSNGKVSYEAITSETEDKLNALKSEAQASLGGLAFEYLAATDEATRNALITKGKEQLASFTSSFNSIVADAEQKLNNNGYSTAIIAEYRKAFNSSVQQGLSKLGG, encoded by the coding sequence GTGTCTAAAGCGAAATTTCCAGCGGCAGCGTTGTTGCTGCTCATGCTGGTAGGAATTGCACCATTAACAGCTTCTGCACCTTTATCTGCGTCAGCATCTACGGTTACTGATTCGATCAAAGTCTCCACTATGGACGTGAAAATGGTCTTTGATGGAGTGACCATTCAGCCTCCTGCCGGACAATATGTATTCATGTATAACAATACTACTTATGTACCTCTGCGCTTCATGTCCTACGCCTTGCAAAAGAGTGTGAGCTGGGATGCCAAGAATCTAAAAGTTACAGTGGCGGAACCAAGCAGTTCAGAATTGGTAGTAATCAAGGAGTACTTAATGAATGCCGGGAATGCAACCAGTGCAGGCACTGAGGGCAAAAATATCGTACTGGGTAATGTAAAAGCCAGCTACATATTTAAGGGTTCGGCTAAGGCTATTCCATCCGGTCAAGGCAGCTATTTACTGAATGGATCATTGTATGTGCCTCTTCGTTTTTTATCGGAATCTGTAGGGAATTCTATTAGCTGGGATCAGAAGAATAAGACGATTACAGCGTCCTCCAAGGCTTATCAAGGATCGACTGACAGTACTAACGGAACAGGTCAAGGAGCAACAGCAACCCCTGCACCTTCAGCTACACCAAGCAACACATCCACACCAGCTGCTTCGGCTGCCTCCGGTCCTGCGGGAGGAGCCACTGGCGGTGGAACTTCCAATGGTAAGGTATCTTATGAGGCTATCACCAGTGAAACTGAAGACAAGTTGAATGCATTGAAATCCGAAGCCCAAGCCTCACTCGGCGGCCTTGCTTTTGAATACTTGGCAGCAACAGACGAGGCCACAAGGAATGCACTAATTACCAAAGGGAAGGAACAACTCGCCTCGTTTACATCCAGCTTTAATAGTATAGTTGCTGATGCTGAACAAAAACTAAACAATAATGGCTATAGCACAGCGATCATCGCTGAGTATAGAAAAGCATTTAATTCGTCTGTGCAGCAAGGATTGTCGAAGCTTGGGGGATAA
- a CDS encoding tyrosine-protein phosphatase, with product MIDIHSHILPFMDDGAADWDAALTMAQAAGKDGISTVVATPHHANGVYLNPAPNIGQAVEQLNQRLRQAGVMLQVLPGQEIRIYSDLLNDLEQGQLLTLAGSRYILLEMPSSRVPRTMEETCHELLIQGFVPVIAHPERNAEVAADPSKLTRLIELGALGQLTAQSLAGTFGSKLQKLSLDLCRRNAVHVIASDAHDNQHRPFGLSEAYGVLTKELGATATDFFRQNALKIIGNEDIIRADYLQSHTKLHRLFGFFSRKG from the coding sequence ATGATAGATATCCATAGTCACATTCTACCCTTCATGGACGACGGGGCTGCCGATTGGGACGCGGCTCTTACCATGGCGCAGGCTGCCGGGAAGGATGGAATTTCCACTGTTGTCGCCACGCCACATCATGCCAACGGAGTATATTTGAACCCCGCTCCGAATATAGGACAAGCTGTGGAACAGCTGAATCAGAGACTCCGGCAGGCCGGTGTTATGCTGCAGGTGCTTCCCGGCCAGGAAATCCGCATCTATAGTGATTTGCTGAATGATCTGGAGCAGGGCCAGCTTCTGACGCTCGCAGGTTCACGGTATATTTTGCTGGAAATGCCTTCTTCACGGGTGCCACGTACGATGGAGGAGACTTGTCATGAACTGCTGATTCAAGGTTTCGTGCCAGTAATCGCCCATCCGGAGCGCAATGCCGAGGTAGCTGCCGATCCTTCCAAATTAACAAGATTAATAGAGCTTGGCGCACTGGGCCAGCTTACTGCCCAGAGCCTGGCCGGAACATTCGGAAGCAAACTGCAGAAGCTGTCGCTGGACCTGTGCCGGAGGAATGCTGTACATGTGATTGCCTCGGACGCTCATGACAATCAGCATCGTCCTTTTGGTCTGAGTGAGGCCTACGGGGTTTTGACTAAAGAATTAGGAGCGACAGCAACTGACTTTTTTCGTCAAAATGCGCTAAAAATCATTGGCAATGAGGACATCATTCGAGCGGATTATCTACAATCTCACACCAAACTTCATAGATTGTTCGGATTTTTTTCCCGTAAAGGGTGA
- a CDS encoding YveK family protein, translating into MSAQELDLRDYFQIVRKRLWMIVSIVVVVCILAGVYSLYIKNPVYEASTKIIVNQTPTQSTVAQLDLNQINTNIQLINTYKEIIKTPAILDVVAKNYPQFNITAEDLLKKVNVSSVNNTQVMTLVVRDNSYQKAAEIVNAISLVFKQEIPSLFNVQNVSILNEAKVDPPVAPGPVEPNVVMNLAIAFIVSLMIGLGIAFLLEYLDDTLKTEEDIEKYLGLPTIAMITRLGQEETKSTELQAQKLTRKAGELEHVTAAK; encoded by the coding sequence TTGTCAGCACAAGAATTAGATCTTCGCGATTATTTCCAGATTGTCAGGAAGAGACTGTGGATGATTGTAAGCATTGTGGTTGTGGTTTGTATTCTTGCCGGAGTGTACAGCCTATATATTAAGAATCCGGTGTATGAAGCCTCCACCAAGATTATCGTTAATCAGACGCCTACACAGTCTACTGTGGCACAGCTTGACCTTAATCAGATCAATACCAATATTCAGTTAATTAATACGTACAAGGAAATTATTAAAACACCCGCTATTCTGGATGTCGTAGCCAAGAACTATCCGCAATTCAATATTACTGCGGAAGATCTGCTCAAGAAGGTTAATGTGAGTTCCGTAAATAACACGCAGGTGATGACACTTGTCGTTCGAGATAATTCGTACCAGAAAGCTGCAGAAATCGTGAATGCCATTTCACTTGTGTTCAAGCAGGAGATTCCTTCCCTGTTCAATGTGCAGAACGTATCCATCCTGAATGAGGCTAAGGTTGATCCGCCGGTTGCACCAGGACCAGTTGAGCCTAACGTTGTAATGAATCTGGCTATTGCTTTTATCGTTTCATTGATGATCGGTCTGGGCATCGCCTTCCTGCTGGAATACCTGGATGATACCTTGAAGACTGAAGAGGACATTGAAAAATATCTGGGTCTGCCAACGATCGCCATGATCACCAGACTTGGACAAGAGGAAACGAAGTCCACAGAATTACAGGCCCAAAAGCTGACCAGAAAGGCAGGAGAACTCGAACATGTCACAGCAGCCAAGTAA
- a CDS encoding S-layer homology domain-containing protein, with amino-acid sequence MSLKKKLAVSTLAASMTAASFAGFPFSSTGLAQHLGLVGTAAAAEVGHQAVKDKITAIYKSLTVTEATYLKNYSDEVAGLGQDKFNKIFEPVLGKIVLTDKEKATSLKLFKSVSSVVYDVYANDFDVLKGIRYDVDNVALFDSIAAKAKVPNLSFDDILDFFFAANGVEAELRNMLASKSGADLVNIVSDPASQKTLVKDAVYKVLDHRIGTGALTVSQAVYNLGISADDLVLTLDNVNTEIKSARKAAQSLALAYLRAYPLTTTNPGSGSGDGGGTAVVVTNPTATPGFYDVSKLVSIVGDKATLKLVDADVIKAFDALLAANPGKTGLTLTLNLGTVNAKVVEVPLSKAIIEAAKARGIANIAVTFNGLTVTIPVSQFSDAVTLTVTNEADATVTSLTSLKLASKVYSFDLTVGGVKTTTFKQPLTIKLPLANTTGLDKELLSVSKVVYKALEFHGGVVDGDYIVEPRDTFSTYAVVENKVNFNDVASVQAWAGRQIQVVAAKGAIEGVGASKFAPKSNVTRAEFSKMLIRALNLENSTATESFGDVASTAWYAPYVAVAAEKGIVTGRSASQFDPNATITRAEMATMIARAVKTVNPQATAGDASSLTKFADAAKIAASLKDGVAFAASHNLVIGNAGKFNPNNTATRAEAAVIIYRTINFK; translated from the coding sequence GTGTCTTTGAAGAAAAAATTGGCAGTATCAACACTAGCAGCAAGCATGACAGCAGCATCATTTGCAGGTTTTCCGTTCAGCAGTACTGGTCTAGCCCAGCATCTGGGACTGGTTGGAACCGCTGCAGCGGCTGAAGTTGGCCATCAGGCAGTTAAAGACAAGATTACCGCTATCTACAAGAGCCTGACCGTAACCGAAGCAACTTATTTGAAAAACTATTCAGATGAAGTTGCGGGACTTGGCCAAGACAAGTTCAATAAAATTTTTGAACCAGTTCTCGGCAAGATTGTACTTACTGATAAAGAAAAAGCAACATCTTTGAAATTGTTCAAAAGCGTTTCCAGCGTAGTATACGATGTATATGCAAATGACTTCGACGTACTTAAGGGTATCCGTTATGATGTGGACAACGTTGCTTTGTTTGACTCTATTGCAGCCAAGGCCAAAGTTCCAAACCTTAGCTTCGACGACATTCTGGATTTCTTCTTCGCTGCTAACGGCGTAGAAGCAGAGCTTCGCAATATGCTGGCTAGCAAATCCGGTGCGGACCTGGTCAACATCGTTTCTGATCCTGCTTCACAGAAGACTCTGGTGAAGGACGCTGTCTACAAGGTTCTCGACCATAGAATCGGTACTGGAGCGTTGACAGTAAGTCAAGCAGTTTACAATCTGGGAATTAGTGCAGATGACCTCGTACTTACCCTTGACAATGTAAATACAGAAATTAAATCTGCCAGAAAAGCAGCTCAATCGCTTGCTTTGGCTTATCTTCGTGCTTATCCGTTGACTACTACTAACCCTGGTAGTGGTAGTGGCGACGGTGGCGGCACTGCTGTAGTAGTCACTAATCCAACTGCTACTCCTGGATTCTACGATGTTTCCAAACTGGTTAGCATTGTCGGCGATAAAGCAACCCTGAAGCTGGTTGACGCTGATGTGATCAAGGCTTTTGACGCATTGCTGGCAGCGAACCCTGGCAAGACCGGCCTTACACTTACCCTGAACTTGGGCACTGTCAACGCTAAGGTAGTAGAAGTTCCACTGTCCAAAGCAATCATTGAAGCCGCTAAGGCAAGAGGTATTGCTAATATCGCAGTAACGTTCAACGGTCTGACAGTTACCATTCCGGTATCCCAGTTCAGTGATGCAGTAACACTGACAGTTACGAATGAAGCTGACGCAACAGTCACTTCCCTGACAAGCCTGAAGCTGGCTTCGAAAGTGTACTCTTTCGATCTGACAGTAGGCGGCGTGAAGACAACAACCTTCAAACAGCCGTTGACCATTAAGCTTCCTTTGGCCAACACAACTGGCCTTGACAAGGAATTGCTCTCCGTGTCGAAGGTGGTCTACAAGGCCCTTGAGTTCCATGGCGGCGTAGTTGACGGTGACTATATCGTTGAACCACGCGATACCTTCTCGACTTATGCAGTAGTTGAGAACAAAGTGAACTTCAACGACGTTGCAAGTGTACAAGCATGGGCTGGAAGACAAATTCAAGTTGTAGCTGCTAAAGGCGCAATTGAAGGTGTTGGCGCAAGCAAGTTCGCTCCGAAGAGCAATGTTACCCGCGCTGAATTCTCCAAGATGCTGATCCGTGCACTGAACCTGGAGAACAGCACTGCTACTGAAAGCTTCGGCGATGTGGCCTCCACAGCCTGGTACGCTCCTTATGTAGCCGTTGCTGCTGAGAAGGGCATCGTTACAGGCCGCAGTGCTTCCCAGTTCGATCCGAACGCAACCATCACCCGTGCTGAAATGGCAACGATGATTGCCCGTGCGGTTAAGACTGTTAACCCGCAAGCTACTGCAGGAGATGCTTCGTCATTGACTAAATTCGCGGATGCCGCTAAGATTGCCGCTTCCCTGAAAGATGGAGTAGCCTTTGCGGCCAGCCATAACCTGGTTATCGGCAATGCCGGCAAGTTCAACCCGAACAACACAGCTACCCGTGCAGAAGCAGCTGTAATCATCTACCGTACCATCAACTTCAAGTAA
- a CDS encoding polysaccharide biosynthesis protein — MTAKARVYLLFLIDLAIIWFSIVTSYMFRFSEGIPDKYMLQMLVFGLIATVTFGGSLIYFGLYRRLWQYASIGEIVSVFKAIVVGAVLSFVAAFIILPDRVPLSIEVRAMETILLLVGGVRFFWRVFRNDRSNSKDTETHTIIVGAGDCGILIAREMMGPSFAHTRIVGFIDDSADKYHLSILGVPVLGNRYDIPRIVKEREIHEIIIAMPSVSRTEISEIINLAKATGAKLKIIPALNDLIAGKISVKKLRDVSVEDLLGREPIVADLNSILGYVHNKTVLVTGAGGSIGSELCRQISPFAPDKLLILGHGENSIYTIEMELRKSFPELNIVTVIADVQDRSRMTEVFHSHSPQVVFHAAAHKHVPLMERNPSEAIKNNVFGTRNVADCADKYGAERFVLISSDKAVNPTSVMGATKRIAEMYVQSLNTSSPTKFSAVRFGNVLGSRGSVIPAFKQQIAAGGPVTVTHPEMVRYFMTIPEAVQLVIQSGSFANGGEVFVLDMGQPVKILTLAEDLITLSGYEPYKDIEITFSGIREGEKLYEELLTAEENLGSTQHDRIFIGRPNVLSQNQLELEFKRLERVLSEDAGAIREVINQIVPMQPVAQAAIS; from the coding sequence ATGACAGCGAAAGCCAGAGTATATTTATTATTCCTCATTGACCTTGCGATCATCTGGTTCAGTATTGTGACTTCTTATATGTTCCGGTTTTCTGAGGGCATACCTGACAAATATATGCTTCAGATGCTGGTGTTCGGTCTTATTGCGACAGTAACCTTCGGGGGCAGTCTGATCTATTTTGGCCTGTACCGCAGATTATGGCAGTATGCCAGCATTGGGGAGATCGTTTCAGTATTCAAAGCGATTGTTGTAGGAGCTGTTCTTTCTTTTGTAGCGGCGTTTATTATATTGCCGGATCGGGTTCCGCTCAGTATTGAGGTGCGGGCGATGGAAACGATCCTGCTATTGGTAGGAGGAGTACGCTTCTTCTGGAGAGTGTTCCGTAATGATCGCAGTAACTCCAAAGATACAGAAACGCACACTATTATTGTGGGTGCCGGTGACTGCGGAATACTGATCGCCCGGGAAATGATGGGCCCATCGTTTGCCCATACCCGAATTGTTGGCTTCATTGACGACAGTGCAGATAAGTACCATCTGTCCATCTTGGGTGTACCCGTCCTCGGCAACCGTTATGATATTCCCCGAATCGTGAAGGAACGCGAGATTCATGAGATTATTATCGCTATGCCTTCTGTATCCAGAACGGAAATCTCCGAGATAATCAACCTGGCGAAGGCCACCGGGGCCAAGCTGAAGATTATTCCTGCACTGAATGACTTGATCGCCGGCAAAATTTCGGTGAAGAAGCTGCGTGATGTCAGCGTGGAGGATTTGCTCGGACGTGAACCGATTGTAGCTGACCTGAACAGTATCCTAGGGTATGTACATAACAAGACGGTATTGGTCACAGGAGCCGGAGGTTCGATTGGCTCAGAGCTATGCCGTCAGATATCCCCTTTTGCCCCAGACAAGCTGTTAATTCTCGGACACGGCGAAAATAGCATTTACACGATAGAGATGGAGCTGCGCAAGAGCTTCCCGGAACTGAACATTGTTACAGTGATTGCGGATGTGCAAGACCGTTCGCGGATGACGGAAGTATTCCATAGTCATAGCCCGCAGGTAGTCTTTCATGCGGCAGCGCATAAGCATGTTCCCCTAATGGAGCGTAATCCTTCAGAGGCCATTAAGAATAATGTCTTTGGCACACGCAATGTAGCTGATTGTGCTGACAAATATGGAGCGGAACGGTTCGTATTAATCTCCTCTGACAAAGCCGTTAACCCCACCAGCGTGATGGGAGCGACCAAGCGAATCGCGGAAATGTATGTGCAGAGCCTCAACACATCCAGCCCAACCAAATTCTCAGCAGTACGTTTCGGCAATGTCTTGGGCAGCCGGGGCAGTGTTATTCCAGCCTTCAAGCAGCAGATCGCTGCGGGCGGACCGGTTACCGTGACCCATCCCGAGATGGTACGATATTTCATGACCATTCCGGAAGCGGTGCAGCTGGTCATTCAGTCGGGTTCATTCGCGAATGGCGGAGAAGTCTTCGTACTGGATATGGGCCAACCAGTGAAGATTCTGACCTTGGCCGAAGACCTAATTACCTTGTCCGGCTATGAGCCTTATAAGGATATTGAGATTACCTTCTCCGGAATACGGGAAGGCGAGAAGCTGTATGAAGAACTGCTGACAGCCGAAGAGAACCTGGGTTCCACCCAGCATGACCGGATCTTTATCGGCAGACCCAACGTCCTTAGCCAGAACCAGCTGGAGCTGGAGTTCAAACGCTTGGAACGTGTATTGTCTGAAGACGCAGGCGCTATTCGTGAAGTCATTAACCAGATTGTGCCGATGCAGCCGGTAGCTCAAGCTGCGATTAGCTAA
- the lon gene encoding endopeptidase La: MIQSKSKGRRFPLLPLRGLLVYPSMVLHLDVGREKSVRALEKAMVEDNLILLCSQSEVNIEEPGQEDIFRVGTVANVRQMLKLPNGTIRVLVEGVERAEIINYTDNEDYYEVMARVLPEEEDVDQQSDALMRTVLSQFEHYITLSKKVTPETLAAVSDIEEPGRLADVITSHLALKIKDKQEILETIDVSKRLEKLLDILNNEREVLELERKINQRVKKQMEKTQKEYYLREQMKAIQKELGDKEGRAGEADELRSLMEEKELPERVKEKIEKEIDRLEKMPASSAEGGVIRNYVDMLLSLPWSESTEDDLDILKAEQVLDADHYGLEKPKERVLEYLAVQKLVKKLKGPILCLVGPPGVGKTSLARSIARSLNRKFVRISLGGVRDEAEIRGHRRTYVGAMPGRIIQGMKTAGSINPVFLLDEIDKMAADFRGDPSAALLEVLDPEQNNTFSDHFVELPFDLSNVMFVTTANTVHNIPRPLLDRMEMLFIPGYTELEKLQIASRYLLPKQRQNHGLEEGQLSIEDDTLLKIVREYTRESGVRNLEQQIAALCRKAAKIIVSGEKEQVSILPAEIKDYLGASKYRYGMAELEDQIGTVTGLAWTEVGGDTLLIEVTVVQGTGKLTLTGQLGDVMKESAQAAFSYTRSKAEELGLAPDFHEKNDIHIHIPEGAIPKDGPSAGITIATALISALTKRYVSKDVAMTGEITLRGRVLPIGGLKEKSLAAHRAGYKKILLPKDNERDLKDIPESVRSDVEFVPVSHMDQVLKHALVEHHNEISSEAPSSVH; encoded by the coding sequence ATGATACAAAGCAAATCCAAAGGTCGTCGTTTTCCTTTATTGCCGCTTAGAGGTCTTCTTGTATATCCCAGCATGGTTCTTCACCTGGATGTGGGACGCGAGAAGTCAGTTCGGGCGCTGGAAAAAGCTATGGTTGAAGATAACCTGATTCTCCTCTGCTCCCAGTCGGAAGTGAATATTGAGGAGCCGGGACAAGAAGATATTTTTCGGGTCGGCACGGTCGCCAATGTGCGGCAGATGCTCAAGCTTCCCAACGGCACGATCCGTGTGCTTGTGGAGGGCGTGGAACGGGCCGAAATTATTAACTATACGGACAACGAGGATTATTACGAGGTGATGGCGCGTGTGCTGCCTGAGGAAGAGGATGTGGACCAGCAGAGCGATGCCTTGATGCGCACCGTACTGAGCCAGTTCGAACATTACATTACCCTTTCCAAAAAAGTCACTCCCGAGACGCTCGCCGCCGTATCCGATATCGAAGAGCCGGGGCGGCTGGCCGACGTCATCACGAGCCATTTGGCGCTGAAGATCAAGGATAAGCAGGAGATCCTGGAAACCATCGATGTCAGCAAACGTCTGGAGAAGCTGCTGGATATCCTCAACAATGAGCGTGAGGTGCTGGAACTCGAACGCAAGATCAACCAGCGGGTGAAAAAGCAGATGGAGAAGACGCAGAAAGAGTATTATCTCCGCGAGCAAATGAAAGCAATCCAGAAGGAGCTTGGCGACAAGGAAGGCCGGGCCGGCGAAGCCGATGAGCTGCGCAGTCTGATGGAAGAGAAGGAACTGCCTGAACGCGTAAAGGAAAAGATTGAGAAAGAGATCGACCGGCTCGAAAAAATGCCGGCAAGCTCGGCTGAGGGCGGGGTGATCCGCAATTATGTCGATATGCTGCTGAGCTTGCCGTGGAGCGAATCTACCGAAGATGATCTTGATATCCTGAAGGCGGAGCAGGTGCTGGATGCGGATCATTATGGTCTGGAGAAGCCGAAGGAACGTGTGCTGGAGTATCTTGCGGTGCAGAAGCTGGTCAAGAAGCTGAAGGGGCCGATTCTCTGTCTGGTAGGCCCTCCGGGTGTCGGCAAAACCTCGCTCGCGCGCTCTATCGCCCGTTCGCTGAACCGCAAGTTCGTGCGCATCTCGCTGGGCGGCGTGCGTGACGAAGCCGAAATCCGCGGCCACCGCCGCACCTATGTCGGTGCTATGCCGGGCCGGATTATTCAGGGCATGAAGACTGCAGGCAGCATCAATCCCGTGTTCCTGCTGGATGAGATCGACAAGATGGCGGCGGATTTCCGCGGCGACCCGTCGGCTGCGCTGCTGGAAGTGCTCGACCCCGAACAGAACAACACGTTCAGCGACCATTTCGTTGAGCTGCCGTTTGACCTCTCGAACGTCATGTTCGTGACGACGGCCAATACCGTGCATAATATTCCGCGTCCGCTGCTGGACCGGATGGAGATGCTGTTCATTCCCGGCTATACGGAGCTGGAGAAGCTGCAGATTGCCAGCCGCTACCTGCTGCCGAAGCAGCGCCAGAACCACGGGCTGGAGGAGGGGCAGCTGTCCATTGAGGACGATACCCTGCTCAAAATTGTCCGCGAGTATACCCGGGAATCCGGAGTGCGCAATCTGGAGCAGCAGATCGCGGCGCTCTGCCGCAAGGCCGCAAAGATTATTGTATCGGGCGAAAAGGAGCAGGTAAGCATCCTTCCCGCTGAGATCAAGGATTACCTGGGGGCTTCGAAGTACCGCTACGGAATGGCGGAGCTTGAAGATCAGATTGGCACAGTTACCGGACTGGCCTGGACGGAAGTTGGCGGCGATACGCTGCTCATCGAAGTGACGGTGGTCCAGGGAACCGGCAAGCTGACCCTGACGGGGCAACTGGGCGATGTGATGAAGGAATCGGCACAGGCCGCCTTCAGTTACACCCGTTCGAAGGCTGAGGAGCTGGGGCTGGCACCCGATTTCCATGAAAAGAACGATATTCACATCCACATCCCCGAAGGCGCAATACCCAAGGACGGTCCGTCTGCAGGGATTACGATTGCTACCGCGCTGATCTCCGCACTGACGAAACGTTATGTTTCGAAGGATGTGGCGATGACCGGCGAGATTACGCTGCGCGGCCGGGTCCTGCCGATTGGCGGTCTGAAGGAGAAGTCGCTTGCCGCCCACCGGGCCGGATACAAAAAAATCCTGCTGCCCAAGGACAACGAGCGCGACTTGAAGGATATCCCGGAGAGCGTCCGCAGCGATGTGGAGTTCGTGCCGGTTTCCCATATGGATCAGGTGCTGAAGCATGCGCTGGTCGAACATCATAATGAAATCAGCAGTGAAGCGCCGAGTAGTGTGCATTAG
- the yihA gene encoding ribosome biogenesis GTP-binding protein YihA/YsxC, producing the protein MKVNNAEFIISAVGPDQYPVDALPEIALAGRSNVGKSSLINRMINRKNLARTSSTPGKTQHMNYYRVNESMYFVDFPGYGYAKVSKTQRASWGKMVEKYLAERDTLKLVLLIVDLRHPPTGNDKMMFDWLKHYDLPLCVVATKADKIPKTRWPKHIKIMKQELGVLPGDNFISFSSEIGLGRDELWELIERYNQASEEEPIIDPEIEDAGNEVQPEEPSEA; encoded by the coding sequence ATGAAAGTTAACAACGCCGAATTTATCATCAGCGCCGTTGGCCCTGATCAATACCCTGTTGACGCCTTGCCGGAGATTGCTCTGGCAGGGCGCTCCAACGTCGGGAAATCTTCTCTGATCAACCGGATGATTAACCGCAAGAATCTGGCCCGCACCAGTTCTACACCGGGCAAGACGCAGCATATGAACTATTACCGGGTCAACGAAAGTATGTATTTTGTCGACTTCCCCGGCTATGGCTATGCAAAGGTATCCAAAACCCAGCGCGCCTCCTGGGGCAAAATGGTCGAGAAATATCTGGCCGAGCGCGACACTCTGAAGCTGGTTCTGCTCATTGTGGATCTCCGCCACCCGCCTACGGGCAATGACAAGATGATGTTTGACTGGCTGAAGCATTACGATCTCCCCCTGTGCGTTGTGGCTACCAAAGCGGACAAGATTCCCAAAACCCGCTGGCCGAAGCATATCAAGATTATGAAGCAGGAACTGGGCGTGCTGCCGGGCGATAACTTTATTTCTTTTTCCTCGGAGATCGGTCTCGGCAGAGATGAATTATGGGAGCTGATTGAGCGGTATAATCAGGCATCCGAAGAGGAGCCGATCATAGATCCGGAGATTGAAGATGCTGGAAATGAAGTACAGCCGGAAGAACCTTCCGAAGCTTGA
- a CDS encoding CpsD/CapB family tyrosine-protein kinase, producing the protein MSQQPSKQRHLITVTNPRSPVSEAFRALRTNIDFSSVDKQIQIIMVTSSGPEEGKSTVTANLAAAYAQADKKVLLIDGDLRKPTAHKTFSLSNRAGLSSLLSQQAELEDVVQDSGVTNLSIMTSGPIPPNPAEMMASNRMSAVLQELRQRYDMILFDTPPLLAVTDAQIVASKSDGVIMVVSYGKVKRDIAAKAKANLDRVGAKMLGVVLNNVKRKASEGYYYYYYGN; encoded by the coding sequence ATGTCACAGCAGCCAAGTAAACAACGTCATCTGATTACCGTGACCAATCCGCGTTCGCCTGTATCGGAAGCTTTTCGCGCTTTGCGGACGAACATTGATTTCTCTTCCGTAGACAAGCAGATTCAGATCATTATGGTTACCTCCTCCGGCCCTGAAGAAGGAAAGTCTACGGTCACGGCCAACCTTGCGGCAGCCTATGCCCAGGCGGACAAGAAGGTACTGTTAATTGATGGAGATTTGCGCAAGCCTACAGCCCACAAAACTTTTTCGTTAAGTAACCGCGCTGGGTTGTCTTCGCTGCTCTCTCAACAGGCTGAGTTGGAGGATGTCGTTCAGGATTCAGGTGTAACAAATCTCTCCATCATGACTTCAGGTCCAATTCCTCCTAATCCGGCAGAAATGATGGCCTCCAACCGGATGAGTGCAGTACTGCAGGAGTTGCGTCAGCGCTATGATATGATTTTGTTTGATACTCCGCCGCTCTTGGCTGTCACGGATGCGCAAATTGTTGCCTCCAAGAGTGACGGGGTTATTATGGTGGTCAGTTATGGCAAGGTGAAGCGGGATATCGCCGCCAAGGCCAAGGCTAACCTTGACCGTGTGGGTGCGAAGATGCTGGGGGTCGTACTGAACAATGTGAAGCGCAAAGCCAGTGAAGGTTATTATTACTACTACTACGGGAATTAA